From Populus trichocarpa isolate Nisqually-1 chromosome 19, P.trichocarpa_v4.1, whole genome shotgun sequence, a single genomic window includes:
- the LOC127904803 gene encoding uncharacterized protein LOC127904803, with amino-acid sequence MEAGSSGGPDKNRVYGLSNTTADNLRSTRSVSTVGSSPSVSNTQSEEFIALKQQYQQLSTNYDELRQIVMEMRSKMGDDTCAASFWPFGPGNNQPPPPPPPPPAPPLF; translated from the coding sequence atggaggcgggatcgtctggtggacccgataaaaacagggtctacgggctctccaacactacggctgacaacttgcgttcgactcgtagtgtctcaactgttggaagctctccatcagtatcgaacacccagtctgaggagttcattgcgttgaaacaacaatatcaacaactctcgacgaattatgatgagctccgtcaaatagtcatggagatgagatcaaagatgggtgacgatacttgtgcagcttctttttggccgtttggtcccgggaacaaccagcctcctcctcctccgcctcctcctccagctccgccgctattctag
- the LOC7475799 gene encoding uncharacterized protein LOC7475799, which produces MASSATLSDRAPNVLKEWDTTFRATKTASSLRTASFSSSSSSSSLSSCSSLYILDDSPLSTATPLRFSGVPFSWEHLPGIPKKQSYKKKDSSSLKELPLPPPAASTSISKRFNSGEIGIRKKNSNDSFRRDPFFAALVQCSKDDDDDEQDLSNNNFWGGPKVSRRTSDRFGFINLYTSCKKTCAVSESIVYLPRSSRTSYDRISRRSR; this is translated from the coding sequence ATGGCTTCCTCAGCAACTCTCAGCGACCGTGCCCCAAATGTTCTCAAAGAATGGGACACCACATTTCGGGCTACCAAAACTGCTTCTTCCCTCCGAACCGCgtctttctcctcctcctcctcctcatcatcaCTCTCATCGTGCTCATCTTTGTATATTCTTGATGATTCACCCCTTAGTACGGCCACCCCACTTCGATTTTCCGGTGTTCCGTTTTCTTGGGAACATTTGCCCGGAATTCCTAAGAAACAAAGTTACAAGAAAAAGGACTCTTCTTCATTAAAGGAACTCCCATTGCCTCCTCCTGCTGCTTCCACATCAATCTCCAAAAGATTCAATTCCGGGGAGATTGGGATTCGAAAGAAAAACAGCAATGATAGTTTTCGAAGGGATCCATTTTTTGCTGCATTGGTTCAATGCTCAAaggatgacgatgatgatgagcAAGACTTGTCCAATAATAACTTTTGGGGTGGTCCTAAGGTATCAAGGCGCACTAGTGACaggtttggttttataaatcTCTACACTTCTTGCAAAAAAACTTGTGCTGTTTCTGAGTCAATAGTATATCTTCCAAGATCAAGCAGGACATCATATGATCGAATCAGTCGCCGTTCTCGCTGA